Proteins found in one Sphingomonas sp. SORGH_AS_0879 genomic segment:
- a CDS encoding AAA family ATPase has product MTLPVGNDAAQAAFAAALGGAKLHHAWLIAGPEGVGKASFARAAATRLLARASGAGALPPGLAVPEEHPTARLMAAGSHPDFRVMARLPKDAEKPDQDLARSITIAQVRTLQPMFATAPAMGPARVVLIDAIDDLERGGANALLKNLEEPPAGTVFLLVSHAPGRLLPTIRSRCRLLRFERLADADVARVLRMELPEADEDEIAALVAVADGAPGRALRFAGLNIAGLDSAIARIAETGDPGNAERVKLAKALAGKASQARYEAFLDRVPAFIANRARGRSGPGLKAALDAYAAAQDLAGAARGLSLDAQGTVFEMAGIIATLR; this is encoded by the coding sequence ATGACCCTGCCGGTCGGCAATGATGCGGCGCAGGCCGCCTTTGCCGCCGCGCTGGGCGGCGCCAAGCTGCACCATGCCTGGCTGATCGCCGGGCCGGAGGGTGTGGGCAAGGCGAGCTTCGCGCGGGCGGCGGCGACGCGGCTGCTGGCGCGGGCGAGCGGGGCGGGGGCCTTGCCGCCCGGGCTGGCGGTGCCCGAGGAGCATCCGACCGCACGACTGATGGCGGCGGGGTCACATCCCGATTTTCGCGTCATGGCGCGGTTGCCCAAGGATGCGGAAAAGCCCGATCAGGATCTGGCGCGCTCGATCACCATCGCGCAGGTCCGCACGCTGCAACCGATGTTCGCCACCGCGCCCGCCATGGGTCCGGCGCGGGTCGTGCTGATCGACGCGATCGACGATCTGGAGCGGGGCGGGGCGAACGCGCTTCTGAAGAATCTGGAGGAGCCGCCGGCGGGAACGGTGTTCCTGCTGGTCAGCCATGCGCCGGGACGATTGCTGCCGACGATCCGGTCGCGGTGTCGGTTGCTGCGTTTCGAGCGGCTGGCGGACGCGGACGTTGCGCGCGTGCTGCGGATGGAGTTGCCCGAGGCGGACGAGGACGAGATCGCCGCGCTGGTCGCGGTGGCGGACGGTGCGCCGGGCCGGGCCTTGCGCTTCGCCGGACTGAATATCGCCGGGCTGGACAGCGCCATCGCGCGGATCGCTGAAACTGGCGACCCCGGCAATGCCGAGCGGGTCAAGCTGGCCAAGGCGCTGGCAGGCAAAGCGTCTCAGGCGCGGTACGAGGCGTTTCTCGATCGAGTGCCCGCCTTCATCGCGAACCGGGCGCGTGGGCGATCGGGGCCGGGGCTGAAGGCCGCGCTCGATGCCTATGCGGCGGCGCAGGATCTGGCCGGGGCGGCGCGCGGGCTGTCGCTGGATGCGCAGGGAACGGTGTTCGAGATGGCGGGGATCATCGCGACGTTGCGGTGA
- a CDS encoding cell wall hydrolase — MIDSPTPRGGLRAALFAPLIVIAGTASVVPALLVANAPAIPHGSHASPQRSARPQRVVPPAELPPVEPVAFIDMSPDEARAYNEGVPFSSDPNPAARPFVFRGTAEDKARALDCLAAGVLYEAGDDAKGEQAVAQVVLNRLRHPAFPKTVCGVVFEGQERSTGCQFTFTCDGALTKWQPPEAAWARAREIAAMALNGRVFRPVGHATHYHTDWVVPYWQASLDKVAAVGSHLFFRWSGWWGTPPAFNRHQVAGEPVLAQLAPFSPPHRAGAEASGEAGAALAEGAVATGTAAPLASDPDMFLVTLPGSLAPEGFAAFALKLCGERKHCTVMAWRDGVAPPSTVPLTSGQMDAMAFSYLRDTAAGLERTLWNCTLYPALRGPRCMKRQVMTVMPPAPVPSPTPQASATPTAPGELGGVRRASSATIDPQKP, encoded by the coding sequence GTGATCGACAGTCCCACGCCGCGCGGCGGCCTCCGCGCGGCACTGTTCGCCCCTTTGATCGTGATCGCCGGTACGGCCAGCGTCGTACCGGCTTTGCTCGTGGCGAACGCCCCCGCCATCCCTCACGGCTCGCACGCGTCGCCCCAGCGGTCGGCGCGTCCGCAGCGCGTGGTGCCCCCCGCCGAACTACCCCCGGTCGAGCCGGTCGCCTTCATCGACATGAGCCCGGACGAGGCGCGGGCGTATAACGAAGGCGTCCCCTTCTCGTCCGATCCCAATCCGGCGGCGCGCCCCTTCGTCTTTCGCGGCACGGCGGAGGACAAGGCGCGTGCGCTCGACTGTCTGGCGGCGGGCGTGCTCTATGAAGCGGGCGACGATGCCAAGGGCGAGCAGGCGGTGGCGCAGGTCGTGCTCAACCGCCTCCGCCATCCGGCTTTCCCGAAGACGGTGTGCGGCGTGGTGTTCGAGGGGCAGGAGCGCTCGACCGGCTGCCAGTTCACCTTCACCTGCGATGGCGCGCTGACCAAATGGCAGCCGCCCGAAGCCGCCTGGGCCCGCGCCCGCGAAATCGCGGCCATGGCGCTGAACGGCAGGGTCTTCCGCCCCGTCGGCCATGCCACCCATTATCATACCGACTGGGTCGTGCCCTATTGGCAGGCCAGCCTCGATAAAGTCGCAGCGGTCGGCAGCCATTTGTTCTTCCGCTGGTCCGGCTGGTGGGGCACGCCCCCTGCCTTCAACCGGCACCAGGTGGCGGGCGAGCCGGTCCTCGCCCAACTCGCACCCTTCTCACCCCCGCATCGCGCCGGGGCCGAGGCGAGCGGAGAGGCGGGCGCGGCGCTGGCCGAGGGCGCCGTCGCCACGGGCACGGCGGCTCCGCTCGCGAGCGATCCGGACATGTTCCTTGTGACGCTACCCGGTAGCCTCGCGCCCGAGGGGTTCGCGGCGTTCGCTCTGAAGCTGTGCGGAGAGCGCAAGCATTGCACCGTCATGGCCTGGCGCGACGGCGTCGCGCCGCCATCCACCGTACCGCTGACATCGGGACAGATGGACGCGATGGCGTTCAGCTATCTCCGTGATACTGCAGCGGGGCTGGAGCGGACGCTTTGGAACTGCACGCTCTATCCGGCGCTGCGCGGTCCCAGGTGCATGAAGCGACAGGTAATGACGGTCATGCCCCCCGCCCCCGTGCCAAGCCCGACGCCGCAAGCCAGCGCGACACCGACAGCACCGGGCGAATTGGGCGGCGTCCGCCGCGCCAGCAGCGCGACTATCGATCCGCAAAAGCCCTGA
- the purF gene encoding amidophosphoribosyltransferase, translated as MLTTNPFDDDKLREECGIFGVSGADGAAALTALGLHALQHRGQEAAGITSFDGTLFHTHRAMGHVAGNFDRDDVIRGLPGDVACGHVRYSTTGETALRNVQPLYADLSTGGFAIAHNGNISNAMKLRRELVRRGSIFQSTSDTETIIHLVATSNYRTLLDRFIDALKQVEGAYSLIVMTPEGMIACRDPLGIRPLVMGRLDGSVIFASETVALDVCGATFERAVEPGELVIVQGNEIRSIHPFQSVAPRPCIFEWVYFSRPDSIAGDQSVYSVRKEIGAQLAHEAPVDADLVIPVPDSGVPAAIGYAQASGIPFELGIIRSHYVGRTFIQPGDKVRHLGVKLKHNANRALIQGKKVVLIDDSIVRGTTSLKIVQMMREAGAAEVHMRIASPPTRHSCFYGVDTPERAKLLAAKLDLGGMTDFIHADSLSFVSIEGLYKALNAARGDTPSYCDACFTGDYPTTLTDHDETAPVDQFQLLAERVA; from the coding sequence ATGCTGACCACCAACCCCTTCGACGACGACAAACTCCGCGAGGAATGCGGCATCTTCGGCGTGTCCGGCGCCGACGGCGCGGCGGCACTGACCGCCCTCGGCCTGCACGCGCTCCAGCATCGCGGCCAGGAAGCGGCGGGGATCACCAGCTTCGACGGGACGCTGTTCCATACGCACCGCGCCATGGGCCATGTCGCGGGCAATTTCGACCGTGACGACGTGATTCGCGGCCTGCCGGGCGATGTCGCCTGCGGCCATGTCCGCTATTCGACCACCGGCGAAACCGCGCTGCGCAACGTCCAGCCGCTTTATGCCGATCTGTCGACCGGCGGCTTCGCCATCGCGCATAACGGCAATATCTCCAACGCGATGAAGCTGCGTCGCGAACTCGTCCGTCGCGGTTCGATCTTCCAGTCGACCAGCGATACCGAGACGATCATCCATCTGGTCGCCACTTCCAACTACCGCACCCTGCTCGACCGGTTCATCGACGCGCTGAAGCAGGTCGAGGGCGCCTACTCCCTCATCGTGATGACGCCCGAGGGCATGATCGCCTGCCGCGATCCGCTGGGCATCCGGCCGCTGGTCATGGGCCGCCTCGACGGTTCGGTGATCTTCGCCTCGGAGACGGTAGCGCTCGACGTGTGCGGCGCGACCTTCGAGCGCGCGGTAGAGCCGGGCGAACTGGTCATCGTGCAGGGCAACGAGATCCGCTCGATCCACCCGTTCCAGTCGGTCGCCCCCCGCCCCTGCATCTTCGAATGGGTCTATTTCAGCCGCCCCGATTCGATCGCGGGCGACCAGTCGGTCTATTCGGTCCGCAAGGAAATCGGTGCGCAGCTTGCGCATGAAGCGCCGGTCGATGCCGATCTGGTCATCCCGGTTCCCGATTCGGGCGTCCCCGCCGCGATCGGCTATGCCCAGGCGTCGGGCATTCCGTTCGAACTGGGCATCATCCGCTCGCACTATGTCGGTCGCACCTTCATCCAGCCGGGTGACAAGGTCCGGCATCTGGGCGTCAAGCTGAAGCACAATGCCAATCGCGCGCTGATCCAGGGCAAGAAGGTCGTCCTGATCGACGATTCGATCGTGCGCGGCACCACCAGCCTCAAGATCGTGCAGATGATGCGCGAAGCCGGCGCGGCGGAGGTGCATATGCGCATCGCCAGCCCGCCGACCCGGCATAGCTGCTTCTACGGCGTCGACACGCCCGAGCGCGCCAAGCTGCTCGCCGCCAAGCTGGACCTGGGCGGCATGACCGACTTCATCCATGCCGACAGCCTGTCCTTCGTGTCGATCGAGGGGCTGTACAAGGCGCTGAACGCGGCGCGCGGCGATACGCCCAGCTATTGCGACGCCTGCTTCACCGGCGACTATCCGACGACGCTGACCGACCATGACGAAACCGCGCCGGTCGATCAGTTCCAGTTGCTGGCGGAGCGGGTCGCCTGA
- the hisI gene encoding phosphoribosyl-AMP cyclohydrolase: MADYRDTGLTLDPKFDANGLLTAIATDRASGELLMVAHMNEEALDATRNTGEAHFWSRSRGRLWKKGESSNNVLRVVEMRIDCDQDAIWLICDPAGPACHTGRRSCFYRRIEGDGLAPVA; the protein is encoded by the coding sequence ATGGCCGACTATCGAGACACCGGGCTGACGCTCGATCCCAAATTCGACGCGAACGGATTGCTGACCGCGATCGCCACTGACCGCGCGAGCGGCGAGTTGTTGATGGTCGCGCATATGAATGAGGAAGCGCTCGACGCCACCCGGAATACCGGCGAGGCGCATTTCTGGTCGCGCAGCCGGGGGCGGCTTTGGAAGAAGGGGGAAAGCTCCAACAATGTCCTGCGCGTCGTGGAGATGCGCATTGACTGCGACCAGGATGCGATCTGGCTGATCTGTGATCCTGCCGGTCCGGCCTGTCACACGGGGCGACGCAGTTGCTTCTACCGGCGGATCGAGGGTGACGGGTTGGCGCCGGTCGCGTGA
- a CDS encoding SDR family NAD(P)-dependent oxidoreductase: MAGALSGKLALVTGASRGIGAATAIALGAAGAHVVLTARTPKGLEEVEETIFNAGGSATIAPLDLAENDSIARLAAAIGERWQALDVMVLNAAMLGSLAAVPAIDPKEFARVLTLNVSAQAALISAFDPMLRRSDAARVIGVTSSVGRKPRAYWGAYGASKAAFETLLGAYGDETAEISRIRTAILDPGATRTEMRAKAYPGEDPASVKAPEVVAARIVELAIGGFESGHFERVGL; this comes from the coding sequence ATGGCGGGGGCGCTGTCTGGCAAGCTGGCCCTCGTCACCGGGGCCAGCCGGGGGATCGGTGCCGCGACCGCCATCGCGCTGGGGGCGGCGGGGGCGCATGTCGTCCTGACCGCCCGCACCCCCAAGGGGCTGGAAGAGGTCGAGGAGACCATCTTCAACGCGGGCGGATCGGCGACGATCGCCCCGCTCGACCTGGCGGAAAACGACTCGATCGCCCGCCTCGCCGCCGCGATCGGCGAACGCTGGCAGGCGCTGGACGTGATGGTCCTGAACGCCGCGATGCTGGGTTCGCTGGCCGCCGTGCCCGCCATAGACCCTAAGGAATTCGCCCGCGTCCTGACCCTGAACGTCAGTGCGCAGGCCGCGCTGATCTCCGCCTTCGACCCGATGCTCCGGCGCTCGGATGCGGCGCGGGTGATCGGCGTCACGTCCTCGGTCGGGCGCAAGCCGCGCGCCTATTGGGGGGCGTACGGCGCGTCCAAGGCGGCGTTCGAGACGTTGCTGGGTGCCTATGGCGACGAAACCGCCGAGATCAGCCGAATCCGCACCGCGATCCTCGATCCCGGTGCGACGCGGACGGAGATGCGGGCCAAGGCCTATCCGGGTGAAGACCCTGCGTCGGTGAAAGCACCGGAGGTGGTGGCGGCGCGGATCGTGGAACTGGCGATCGGCGGTTTCGAGTCCGGGCATTTCGAGCGGGTGGGGTTGTAA
- a CDS encoding MerR family DNA-binding transcriptional regulator, giving the protein MSKPTAPAVTPSRSDRDDYSITQLCTEFGVTARALRFYEDEGLISPERRGTQRIYSQRDRARLAWILRGKRVGFSLADIREMIDLYDLGDGRRQQREVTVARCTAKIDALQAQKRDIDAAIAELTEFVALVQSHQD; this is encoded by the coding sequence ATGTCCAAGCCCACCGCTCCTGCCGTGACCCCCTCCCGGAGCGACCGCGATGATTATTCCATTACACAGCTCTGCACCGAGTTCGGCGTCACCGCTCGCGCATTGCGTTTCTATGAGGACGAAGGGCTGATCTCTCCCGAGCGGCGGGGAACGCAGCGCATCTATTCGCAACGGGATCGCGCCCGGTTGGCGTGGATCCTGCGTGGCAAGCGGGTGGGGTTCAGCCTGGCCGATATTCGCGAGATGATCGACCTCTACGATCTGGGCGACGGTCGGCGTCAGCAGCGGGAGGTGACCGTCGCCCGCTGCACCGCCAAGATCGACGCGCTACAGGCGCAGAAGCGTGATATCGATGCCGCCATCGCCGAGTTGACCGAATTCGTGGCCTTGGTCCAGTCGCATCAGGATTGA
- a CDS encoding Rho termination factor produces MARDHGAHIKDDGLYEELRKQGQSKEKAARIANAKAKGSLKHRSTHLEDRTKDELMNEAREIGIAGRSRMDKSALIKAIRDHG; encoded by the coding sequence ATGGCGCGCGATCACGGAGCCCATATCAAGGATGACGGGCTGTACGAGGAACTCCGCAAGCAGGGGCAATCCAAGGAGAAAGCGGCGCGTATCGCCAATGCCAAGGCGAAGGGCAGCTTGAAGCATCGCTCCACCCATCTGGAGGACCGCACCAAGGACGAGTTGATGAACGAAGCCCGCGAGATCGGGATCGCCGGGCGGTCCAGGATGGACAAGTCCGCGCTGATCAAGGCGATTCGCGACCACGGGTGA
- the cysK gene encoding cysteine synthase A — translation MKANTILETIGNTPHIKLQRLFPGSEVWIKSERSNPGGSIKDRIALAMVEAAEASGQLKPGGTIVEPTSGNTGVGLAMVAAVKGYKLILVMPESMSIERRRLMLAYGATFDLTPREKGMKGAIERALEIVRETPGAWMPQQFENPANIDVHVRTTAQEILNDFRDSPIDVIITGVGTGGHITGVAETLKKEWPGLKVYAVEPAASPVIQGGQPGPHPIQGIGAGFIPANLHTQAIDGVIEVDANVAKDMARRSAREEGLLVGISSGATLAAILQKLPDLPEGVRVLGFNYDTGERYLSVPDFLPEQ, via the coding sequence ATGAAGGCCAACACCATCCTGGAAACGATCGGCAACACGCCACATATCAAGCTCCAGCGGCTGTTCCCCGGATCGGAGGTCTGGATCAAGTCCGAACGCTCCAATCCCGGCGGCTCGATCAAGGACCGAATCGCGCTGGCGATGGTCGAGGCGGCGGAGGCCAGCGGCCAGTTGAAGCCCGGCGGCACCATCGTCGAGCCGACCAGCGGCAATACCGGCGTCGGCCTTGCGATGGTCGCGGCGGTCAAGGGTTACAAGCTGATCCTGGTCATGCCCGAATCCATGTCGATCGAGCGCCGCCGCCTGATGCTGGCTTATGGCGCGACCTTCGACCTGACGCCACGTGAGAAGGGCATGAAGGGCGCGATCGAACGCGCGCTGGAGATCGTGCGCGAGACACCGGGCGCCTGGATGCCGCAGCAGTTCGAGAACCCGGCCAATATCGACGTTCACGTCCGCACGACGGCACAGGAAATCCTGAACGACTTCCGCGATTCGCCGATCGACGTCATCATCACCGGCGTCGGCACGGGCGGCCATATCACCGGCGTCGCCGAGACGTTGAAGAAGGAATGGCCCGGCCTCAAGGTCTATGCGGTCGAGCCCGCCGCCTCACCGGTCATCCAGGGCGGCCAGCCGGGCCCGCACCCGATCCAGGGGATCGGCGCGGGTTTCATCCCCGCCAATCTCCACACCCAGGCGATCGACGGGGTGATCGAGGTCGACGCCAATGTCGCCAAGGACATGGCGCGTCGTTCGGCGCGGGAAGAGGGGCTGCTGGTCGGCATTTCCTCGGGCGCGACGCTGGCTGCCATCCTTCAGAAGCTGCCCGACCTGCCCGAGGGGGTCCGCGTCCTGGGCTTCAATTACGACACGGGCGAGCGTTATCTGTCGGTGCCGGACTTCCTGCCCGAACAGTGA